The genomic region CTACCGGGATGAGGTAAATTGTAAAGACGGCCGAGAAGAGAACGCCCCCCATTGTCACGAAGGCCATGGCCGTCCTGTGGCCGGCTTCTGCGCCCCCCAGGGCCTGGGGGATGATCGCAAAGGCTATGGCGAGGTTCGCCATGATGATCGGCCTTAACCTTACGGGAGAGGCTTCAACTATCGCTTCTCTACAGCTCATTCCGCCGTCCCTCAAGATGGAGGTATAGTCCAGGATAAGTATGGCGTTGTTGACAACGATCCCCACAAGCATTATCATCGCCATGAGGGAGAGCATGTTTATGGTCTGCCCGCCGACGAAGAGCCCAACGGCGGTTCCTATGAGACCCAGGGGAAGCGTCAGCATTATAGTTATGGGGTGAACAAAAGATTCGAGGATCGCCGCCAGTACGATATACGTGAGGATTACGGCGAGGAGGAGCGCCTGATAGAGGGAGGCAAAGGACTCCGCCTTTGTCTCGCTCTGTCCTCCGAGCTTGAACGCATACCCCTCAGGGGTATCGATCTTTTTGGCCTCATCTTCGATCTTCTTCTCAAATTCGCCCACGGTTCCCGATCCCACGTTCGCCATGACCTCTACCAGGTCCTGGCGATTGTGCCTTTTGATCTCCGACTCCCCCCTGCCCAAAAACACTTCCCCCAGCTGCTCTATGGGGACCATCCCCTTGGGCGTTTTTATCCTTATTTCGCCGAAGACATCCTCTTCGCTCCTGTCCTCCTCGGAGAGTCGCACCTTTATGTCGTATTCCTCTCCCCCCTCCTTGTAGAGGGACGGGACGATCCCCTCGTAGGACGCCCTGAGAATTGTGTATATGTCCGAAGAGTTCACACCGTAGCTGGCTATTTTGAACCTGTCCGGAATGAACCTGATTTCTGGGGATGGGAGCTTCTCCGATGTCTCCACGTCCACGAGCCCCTCCATATCCTTGACGATCTCCTCCATCTCCCCCGCAAGGGCTGAAATAGTCTTTATATCCGGGCCCGTGACGTTTAAGACGAGATCTGCTTCAGCCTCTCCCCCTCCGGACTCCTCCATTATGCCGATATCCGCCCCCGGTATGTTCGCCAGATCATATCTGATCTTGTTGACGAAATCCTTTGTCAGAATGTCCCTCTCGGATATGTCGACAAGCCTCAATATTAATTGACCCTCGTTGACTCCCTTATTCTCTCCGCCGACCGTGCTGAATAAGGTTTCAATCTCCTCATATTTTCCGACTATGCCGGAGATCTCCCCGATAACCTCTTCAGTCTCTTCAATCCTGACTCCGGGTGGAAGCTCTACGTTTATGCTTAAATAGCCCCTGTCGCTGTATGGGAAAAATTCCCCCCCGACAAGAGCTATGAGAAAGAAAGAGAAGAACAAAATTCCCACGGTGGCCATGACGGCCTTCTTTTTGTTTTTGAGACACCAGTTGAGGGATGACCTGTATTTGAGAACCAGGTTGTCGTAGCCCTTATCCCACCTCTCGAAGAATAAGAGAAGTCTCTTATTGACGGCGGAGACGTATTTCAGTTGAGAAAACTTGAGGGAGATTGCCCCCTTTTTCTTTTGGCCCAAGAGCTTCGAGGCGAGCATCGGCGTCATCGTGAAGGAGACGAGAAGGGAAAAGATCGTTGCGAACACAACGGTAAGCCCGAACTGCTTGAAGAACTGCCCCACAATCCCGCTCATGAAGGCGATGGGGGTAAAGACCATGATGTTTGTCAGGGTGGAGGCCCCCACCGCGATGGCAACCTCCGATGTCCCCTTGATGGCGGCTTCCTTCGGCGGCTCCCCCGCCTTGATGTGCCTGTTTATGCTTTCGAGAATGATGATGTCGTTTGTGGCGAGGATACCGATCGATATACCCAGCGCCATAAGCGTGATTACGTTTATCGTAAAGCCCGCAAAATATATGAGAATGAAGGTCGCAATGATGCTGGTGGGGAGGTCCAGCGTGGCAATCAATGTGCTCCAGATGTTGTGCAGAAAAATATAGAGGAAAAAGGCGGTTATGATAATCCCGAGGATGAGGTTTATTATAACATCGTTTACGGAATCCACGATAAACGCCGACAGGTCTCTCGCAATCCCTATCTCGTATCCCTCCGGCATGGTCTGCCTCAGCTCATATATGGCCTGGAAAACCTCCGCCGCGATCAATACTGTGTTGGCGTCGGATCGCTTCGAGATGGCGATTCCCACCGAGGGTTTCCCCTGAAATTTTGCCGATTCCCTCCTCTCCGCAAATCCATCCACTATCTCGGCGATATCGGACAGACGCACCGAGGCTCCCGTGGGGGTGGCTATGGTTGTGTTCTTGATATCTTCAATCGATGTAAACTCGCCGGAGACCCTAAGCACAAACTCTTCGTCCTTCGATGTAAGACGTCCCAGGGGGACGTCCTTGTTCTCGGCCCCGATAAGATTTGCAAATTCCGTGATGGTGAGGTTGTGGCGGATAAGGGCCTCCCGGGAGACGTTGACCTGAATCTCCCTGACGAGTCCGCCCACGACCTCCACCGAGGCCAGGCCGTCGATCTTGTTTAACCTGTCCCTGACCGTTGTGTCGACGTATTCGTAGACTTCGTTCAGGGGGCTGTCCGCGGAGATGGAAAGGTTCATGATCGGCAGTGCGTTGATGTCGAATTTTACTATCTCGGGCTGCTCTATGTCCTCGGGCAAGTCTGAAAGTATTGCGTCGACCTTGTCCTTTACCTCTATCGACGCGAGGTCCACATCCACGCCCAGCTCAAATTCAATCAAGATAATGGATACGCCTTCTCTGGATGTGGAGTCGAGATTCTTTACGTTGCTTACGCTGCTTATCTCGTCCTCGATCTTTTCCGTGACCTGGCTCTTCACTTCGGAGGGGCCCGCCCCCGGATATATCGTTGTGATGGTCAGATAAGGAAAATCGATATTAGGGAAAAGGTCAACGGTGAGGCGCGAATATGAGAAAATTCCCAGAACGACAAAGACCAGAATGAGCATAACCGTGGTAACTGATCTTCTAACCGCAAAAGCTGTCCATTTCATCTATTTATCCTTGTTGTGAATGAGCACGAGATTTTCTTCATCCGAAAGCCTGTTCTGGCCCCGAATTACAACCCTGTCCCCGACCTTCAATCCCTCCTTCACCTCGGTGTTCTCGTCGTTTTCCCATCCCGACACTACCTTCTTCTTTACGGCCTTGCTCTCGCTGTTTACGACGAATACAAAGGTCTCGTCGCCCGTTTCCACCAGGGCCTTTTTCGGTATGATAAGGACATCTTCCGCGGAATATATGAGGATCTCAAGATTGGTGATTGTTCCGGGCTTGAGGAGACCTTCGTTGTTATCCAGAAGGATTTTGGCCTCGAACAGCCCGGTGTTCTTGTTCGCCGAAAGGGAGATCGTCTCCACCTCCCCCGTCACCGTAACGGTTTTTTCGGGGGTCTTAAGGACGACCCTTGCGGGCTGCCCCTTCTTGATAAAGAGGGCCCTGCTTGAGCTGATGTTGAGCTCCACCCTCACCTTATCGATAATGGCGACCGTTGCGATTATCTCTCCCGACACAATCGGATCACCCTCGCTTACGGTTATCTCCGTTACGATCCCGTCAATAGGAGAAGAAATCTTGACACTGTCCTTTGAGGCATCATAATCGGCCCTGGCGACTTCGTAGGTTGTCAGGGCGATTTCGTATTCGCTCTTGGAGACGGCTCCGACCTCGTAAAGCTCCTTTACCCTTTGGTAGTTTCTCAAAGCCTGGAGATATGTCGCCTTGTCCTGACGGTAGTGTCCCGTTGACATTCCCGGGTCATCGGGATTGAGGGAGACGATTACATCCCCCTTTTTTACCTTGTCCCCTTCACCGAAATGTATCTTTGTGACACGGGTGGTTAAATTGGTTGTTAGCTCGGACTGAAGCATCCCCCTTATCGTGCCGGAGAAGGATCTGTACACCTCTAAACTCCCAATTTTTGCCTCCGCCACGTCCACGGGAATGCCGCTTTCCCCCTGTATCTTGTCTATAGACTTGACCTCCTCTTTCACGAGATAGCCGTAGATCCTGACGGCGAAGAATAATACTATAAAAAGGGCTATTAACCCAATCCCGATTCTTGTCATGGAGAGTCGTGAAAACCTCTCCTTAATCCTGTCTATTAGTTTTGAAACGTTCATTTTTTTTCAACTTTCCTTCCTGTTAGCTTCCCTATCCATAAATAAAATAGAGACATTATTATGGATGATATTCGTTGTCCTTGATTAAACAATATATGATACCAGATTTTCCCCCGCTGTGAAATCAAAAAAGTATTTTCGAGCCTTAAAAAAATTGGCGGTGGATAAAAAGATGGTTCCTATCATAAACTCGATAAAATCGCAGGGGCTGAGACACCGTGAAGTAAAAGAAAATACTGTCCTTCGCATACTTGCCTTGATTTTCTAAAAAAAACGCATTATGAATGGCACTTCATTCATTTTTTTCTTGACAAGCCTTATTTATTTGGTAAAATAAACTTGAAAATAAATAAAACTTCCCCACCCCCATCTTAAAGGATTGCACGCGGAAGAGATAATGTCTCACTATTTCCCGTTGAGTTGACTTCTTGAGACATAGAAACGAATAAAGGATGGGGGTTTTTTTATGCCTTTTGTTGTATTGTTTTACAATACTTGCCATATACGCCATATTCGTTCGTATTCATTCGATGTATCGGGAGCGTTTTCTCCCCGCACCTTAAAAGAATCTTCCCCCTCACGTTAATTCTTACAGAAGATCCACCGCCGTAAAGCCGCGGATTTTTTGGACGCTTTAATTAAATACGACCGTTAGACTTTTCTGCTAAAATGGTGGAAGAATTGTCTCCCCGAGAAGGTAGACTTGCGGCCGGTCTGATATCGCGTTACCGACCGGGCGACTGACGATAGGCATATTTTTATAATATATACGTGTCGGCTGACCGTTTCCACTTCCGTGCCCAAGTATTTTTAAAACCGTGCCGTTTTAAACCTTTTTATCCCCTATCCCTCAACTTGATTTGAGCGATTACCTCTTTGGCCTTGCTGGCGAGCGCCCTGTCACCCCTCTCGGCAAGCGTCGTTAGGCTCGGCAAGGATTTTTTTGTGCCGATCTTCCAGAGGGCCTTTAAGACGGCGTTCTGAACGATTTGGTCTTCCCCCTTTTTGCCGGCGGATCTTACCTTATTTGACAGCTTGTCCAGCCATTTTTTATCGGGAGTAATGAGATCCAAAAGGATGTCCTCGACCCTCTTTTCAGTGGAGATATGCACGTTGCCTATGAGGCTTAAGGTGTTGATCGCCTCGGCCTTGAATTCTAATATCTGGTTTTTGTCGACAACATTTTTCACTGTGCTCTCGTCTATATTTAAAATATTGAGCAGTTCGATGAGCACCCTCTGCGATTTAAGGGAGAATTTTCCGATGCACTCGACGGCGCGTCGACGTACCCGGATGTTTGGATCTCTCAATGCCCTTAAAAGAGTCGGCTCCGCCGCCGGCCCCTGAAGCGTGCTTATGGTGTTTACGGCCTCTTCCCGAACCCTCGGCTTTGAATGCCTGAGGAAACCCGAGATCAGATCTATTTGACCGCCCCCCCCGATCTTGGACATAACGGCCAGCGCATTGCGATAAAGGTACCAAGGGTTCGAGGGATTCTTGAGGATGCCGACTATTTCATTTATTGCGAAGTCGCCCATCTTTATCAATGTGTTGACCGCGGAGGACCTTACGGTCTTGTCCTTGCTGTCCATAAGGGTTTGAACCAAGAGATGAACGCCGTATGTTCCCAAAAGCTCGATCGTATTTTCGATCTGAGCCCTTGACCCGCTCTTCTCGTCTCTAAACTTCTCCTCCAGCGAATCGATCGAGTCTTCCCAGATAAATTTGATCGGTTCCTGAAGAGGCAAAAAGGTGCTCTTTCTTAAGCGGGGATAAAGCTCGAATTTTGCCTCTACGGACTTGGTGATCAAGGAGATCAGGTCGTATTCCTCCTGCTCCAGAAGGTCGGGCAATATTCGCCTGAAAAGCCTGACCAACAGGAGGACGTCGTCTTCCGTTACGGCCTCGTAGAACTTTTCCATGTAGAAAGAGGGATTTTCCCTGAATTCCTTGACGAGGGTCAGGGTATTGACGTGGTCTTTTACGGCCTCGGGCAGCTCTTCAAATTTCAGAATACTGTAAAAATAGAGCTGCTCGAAAAATCTCTCGCTCCCCTCGATCCCCTCGAGAACGACCCTCTGAGACACCCACTTGAGAATTCTCTTGACGCCCTCCATGCGGGCCAGAAGCGCCGGATGGCCCGGTTTCTCCTTTAATTCCTCGCTGATCTTGGTGAGCTCCTCAAAAACGTACTTGGAGGTCGGCAGGAGAATCTGCATCGGGAAGGACTTCACTATTATCTGCTCCAGGTCTTCGGCCTCGATCACCGCAACGTGCTTTGCGATCACGTGGCAGTTGACGACGATATCCTTCAGCATGTGAGGCTCCCTTAAGGGTCTCACGATGTCCTGAACGATACGGATTTTCATGGCCTGGATCTCTTCCTCGCTTTTTCCCCTGAACATGGGCAGGACTTTCAAGTCTTTCGCGAGCCTCTGGATGGCCATCTCCACCCGCCAGGGAAGCTTCAGTTCGAGGATGATCATGTCGTCCATGAAGACCGTGGATACCTCGGTGACTTCCTTTTCGACCAGGGCGTTGGTGAGGAGGCTTCCCACCTCTCCCGATTCACCTTTGTCCACGGCGGGGTCGCTCATGATATCGATGAAATTGTTGAACTCGTTGAGGGTGAGGGTCTTCTTCATGGAAAAGCTGACGAGGCTCTTTCGGTTGAAGTACTCCTTAAACTTTGGTATAAAGATAGACGCCTGCTCCGATCCGATCAATCCCCTCAGGCTGACCTGATCTTCAAGGATACCCGAGATCAATACGTCGGAGCGCTCCTTCGATTCCTGATTCAGGAGGGTCAGGTCTGGTCTTTCTCCGACCGCCGCCTGAAACTCGTTGTATATGCCCTCTTTCGCATCCCTGCTTCCGGGGTGATCCGGTGCATAGTAGCCGGAGCGGAGCATTGCCTTGACCAGATCCAGAATAAATGCAACTACGGGCTCCATTCGCCCCCGCTCTTGAGAGCTGAACTCTTTCTTTACCCTGTCGGCCATAGGTGCCGGAAGAGGGACGGTCGATTCGGGTTCCTTTTTCTCTATCTTTTTTACCGTGTCACGGTCGCGGATCAGCCTCTTCAGCCTTTCAATTCTATCCCCCGTCAGGGTCGAAGGGAGTCCGGCCTCTTGGGCCCTCTTTATCAGCTCCCTCTCGTAGGCCGTGGAGATCCTGCTGCGGCCCCTGATCTCCGTCTCGGATTGTTGTGTTGGGGCAAGGGGGGTGTCTGCGCTTTGTAATCTGTCCAGGAATTGCGTTTCCCCCTGGGGAAGGTGTATTGCTTCATGTTTCACGGTGTCGGCCCCGGCCTTGTCACTTGAGGAAAATCCCAGCATTTCGGAATACGTCTTGCTTCGCTTCAGGTTTCCCTCGAGTCTTCTTATGGTTTCCCACTGTCCGCTGTTGAAGTGCAGGGTCATTCCCATCTTTCGTCCCGTTGTCTCGGCCCTCTTTTTATCGACGGAAGACGCCACCCTGCACTGTACCACGAATGGCTCCGGGACGTCGGGGATGATAAGCGTCAACAAGACGGGAGTATTTACGGGCGGGGGCGTTGAAGTTGGGGCAAAAAGCCTTGAGTTAACGATCTCGCTCTGATATTGGTTGAAAAACGCCTTAGGAGAAGAGTAGCGAAGTTTCAGCTTTTTTACTGCCAAGGCCATGAAAAATCCTCGCTTGCGGCAAGTGGCTTGTTTCTGACGAAATCGTTCTTTATTTTGTCGACGGTGTCCTTAAACACAATTCCTGAATGTTTCGGTCATCACTTCAGGCAATGGGATATTTGAATTTTATTCTATCGTGGAATTGGGCTGTCAAAAAGCGCGCTTAATCACATTATTTTATTTAGATTTTACATCATTGTCAATCAATAAGGAATCAACGCTGCATTATCGATGTGTAAAATAGCGACGTGGAAATTGGATGCGAGGCGCCCGGGATTCTATGCTCTCTTTTCTGCTTTTAAAATTTTTAATCGAAAGCATTAAGTTTGGTAATAAAAGCTTGAATTCACTTTGCATTTTTGATATTTTTGTTAAGAATTTTTAAACTCTTTATGTGGAGGTTGCTATGGTGTTCAAAGATATGTTGCCGAATCAAGTGTTTCATCTTGCTATGATTACTGGTGAAGAAGTACTGGGGAAAAAGGGTTTAAACGCCTTGTTAAACTATACCAAGCTGCAAAAATTCATCGACAACTACCCGCCTTACAATATGGATTTAGAATATACTTCGGAGGAATTTAATCGACTAATGGCGGGTTTTATTGCCATTCTTGGAGAGAAGGGCGCAAGGCCGATAATGTTCCGCGCTGGTGTCAGGGTTTTTGAGATAACTCATGAACAATTCCCGGACCTTTTTAATATTGACGGGATAGAACCGGAAAAAAGGTCCCCTGAAAAAATGTTTGACGAGTTTAAGAGGATATACCAAATAATAGTTGACGCTTCAATAGCCATCTATGGGGAGGTCTACAAATTCTACGATTGTGAAGAGGGTGCAACTTTGGAGATGTCGCCCTGCCTTTGGTGTGTCGGATTAAAGACGGAAAAGCCGATATGTTTCGCGCAGGTGGGATTTCAATACGGCGTAACCCGATGGATTTTAGGCAAGACCGTAAAGATAGAGGAAACCGAATGTATCGCCTGTGGAGACGATAAATGCAAGTTTGTAATTCACAGGCCCGAATAGCTCAACTTTCCTTTTAGATTCATATCGCTTAGATTTATCACTACATCATAAAGGAGTCTTCTGAAAGGTAATAATAGGCTGTCCTATTTTTAGCTCAACTGTTGGTGGAGAAAAAAATGGAAAAACGGAGTTTTATGAACAGATTCATCATCCCTGTTTTGATCGTCTTCGTCGTAATGTCCGTATCGTGGATTGTCTACAACCTCTCGTGGCGGCTCGACAACGACACGATTCATCAACTCCTCGCCGACATCTCCGGAACTCTGCTCTTCATTTCGATCACCTTTGGCGTCATTGTCGTCTATTCCATGGCGTTTTTCAGGAGGGCGTCGCTTTTGGAGAGAGTGATCGCCTCCTTCGTCAATCCCGCAATCTGGGTAATAAAGGAGGTCTTCAGGATGTTCACCTCCTTTTCAATTACGGAGTCCCTCTATTTTGCGGCAAATCCGCTGGTCGTCTGGCTGGTGTTGGGGACGATAACCCAGATGGGATTGCTGGAGATAATCTTGAGGTGGAGGCTCAAGAGGCGCGGAGAAAAAGTCAAGGTCTTCAACATCCCCGCGATTCTGGCGTTTGCCCTGGGCCTCTTTCTGGTGATAGTCCTCTATGCATGGGGGAGGGGCGAAAACGTCTTCAGCTTCTATCTCGAGATGTACAGGGCGATCTTTGGGGCCGGCGTGGGGATCTAAACAGAATTTTTAACGGTAAATGAAAGGAAAAGAGAATAGAGACATTATGTTAAAAGGTGTTTAAAAGAGGGATTAGATGTCATTCCCGTGAAAACGGGAATCCAGCAGATACTATATTACTATTCTGGAGTCATTTGTATCGCTGAGGATGATAAAACAGAAATGGAATCGAGAAGCATTGGGTATTTTGAAGAGGGACCATTTTGGGGTTTTTTGAGAGGGCTTTTATCGCGGGAGAGTTAGAAAACTTGTTGGTCGAGGTAATAAAATGTCTGACGATAAAAAGAGAGAGTTTTTTAATAACTTCATTTCCAGAAGGGATGTTCTGAAGGCGGCCGGGGCCGCGTCCGCCGCGGGGATGATGGGACTTATGCTCCCCGGGATTGCAAAAGATGCCTTCGCCTCTCCCTTTCCCAAGGGAAAACCGAATATATTATTTATCCTGAGCGACAACTGCAATGCGGACTTCATGGGATTTGTGGGGCACCCCTTCCTCAAGACTCCCAATCTCGACAGGCTGGCGAGGGAGGGGGTAGTCTTCGACCGGGCCTTTTGTACCACCGGTCTTTGCAGCCCCAGCCGGGCGAACTTCCTGACCGGCACATACCCCACAACCCACGGGGTCAAGAACAACCACACCCCCTGGACGGGCCAGAAGACGATCTTCATGGAGTATCTCAAGGACGCCGGCTACGACACCGCGTTCGTAGGGAAGTTCCACCTGCCGGGGAAGGGGCTCCCCGACCTGCCGTTTCTCGATCTCTTCATGTCATTCACCCAGAAGGAGAACCAGGGGAGCTACTACAACTGCCCCCTCGTGGTGAACGGGGTGCCGACCCCATCGAGAAAGGAATATTTGATCGAGGAGACAACCGACTGGGCACTCGACTTCATGAATCAAAAGAGGGGAAACCCGTTCTGCCTCTACCTCTCCTACAAGACCGCCCACTTCCCGTTCCTCCCGCCGAAGGATCTGGCGGGAATCTACAAAGACGAAGAAGTTAATCTTCCCAAGGAGGTCGACTCGTGGCTGGGGAGGACCAACGGGAACGTCTTCGAGGGGACGATGGTGGGATCCTTGCCCGCCCTCTACCGGAGGTACTGCGAGGCGATCACCGGCATGGACAGGGAGATCGGGCGGGTCTTGGCGAAGATCGACGAGATGGGCATCGGGGAAAACACGATTGTGGTCTACGCCTCCGACAACGGCTACATGTGGGGCGAGCACAGGATAATAGGGATTAACTGGCCCTACGAGGAGTCGATCAGGCTCCCGTTCATCGTCCGTTGCCCCTGGCTCGTAAAAGACCCCGGTGCGACGAGGCCGCAGATGATCCTGAACGTCGACCTCGCCCCGACGCTCCTCGATATTGCCGGGCTTCCGATACCGGAGGATATCGAGGGGGACAGCTTCATCCCGTTCCTGGTGGACGGCTCTGAGTCGGGGCGAAAGGCTTGGCTCTTTGAGTACTTTAAGTATTTCCCCGAGAACGTCCCGAACATCTACGGCCTGAGGACCGAGACCCACAAGTACTTCGAGTTCGAGAAGGGGATGAAGCCTAAACTCTACGATCTCGTCAACGACCCGAAGGAGAACAACAACCTTTTCGGCACGCCGGAGGGGGAGGCGCTTCTTCCCGGGTTGAAAGCGATGCTCGAGGAGCTTAAGGTCGTGAAGACCATGTAGGTTGCCGTCGGGTCGTCGTCGGTCAATATCGAGAAAGAATGGGAATTGAGATATGTCGTGTAAAGAACAACCTGGAGGATTTTTGCCCGCTGGCATGTTGACGGGCCTATTGATATGGGGTGATCTCTAAATAGGCAGGCCGGTGGAGGGAGTGGCGATGTTTTGTACGTTCAAAGCCCGGGGAGGTTCCCTCCGGGCTTTTTATAAAAAGGTGTATTCCGCCTGTTTGTCATGCAACCGAGTGCGGGAGAGGGCGGGCGCCCTACTACTTCCGCGTCCGCCAATCCATAGCAGGTTTGGATTTGTCACCTGAACTGATTAGAAAATAGTGCAGTCATCCGACTGAAAACGGTTTCCTTAAAACACGAAGTCGGCTCTAATCCGATCCGGGCGCTATCCCCGCTATCTTGAGAAAGTTCCTGAAGATCACAACT from Candidatus Zymogenus saltonus harbors:
- a CDS encoding efflux RND transporter permease subunit; amino-acid sequence: MKWTAFAVRRSVTTVMLILVFVVLGIFSYSRLTVDLFPNIDFPYLTITTIYPGAGPSEVKSQVTEKIEDEISSVSNVKNLDSTSREGVSIILIEFELGVDVDLASIEVKDKVDAILSDLPEDIEQPEIVKFDINALPIMNLSISADSPLNEVYEYVDTTVRDRLNKIDGLASVEVVGGLVREIQVNVSREALIRHNLTITEFANLIGAENKDVPLGRLTSKDEEFVLRVSGEFTSIEDIKNTTIATPTGASVRLSDIAEIVDGFAERRESAKFQGKPSVGIAISKRSDANTVLIAAEVFQAIYELRQTMPEGYEIGIARDLSAFIVDSVNDVIINLILGIIITAFFLYIFLHNIWSTLIATLDLPTSIIATFILIYFAGFTINVITLMALGISIGILATNDIIILESINRHIKAGEPPKEAAIKGTSEVAIAVGASTLTNIMVFTPIAFMSGIVGQFFKQFGLTVVFATIFSLLVSFTMTPMLASKLLGQKKKGAISLKFSQLKYVSAVNKRLLLFFERWDKGYDNLVLKYRSSLNWCLKNKKKAVMATVGILFFSFFLIALVGGEFFPYSDRGYLSINVELPPGVRIEETEEVIGEISGIVGKYEEIETLFSTVGGENKGVNEGQLILRLVDISERDILTKDFVNKIRYDLANIPGADIGIMEESGGGEAEADLVLNVTGPDIKTISALAGEMEEIVKDMEGLVDVETSEKLPSPEIRFIPDRFKIASYGVNSSDIYTILRASYEGIVPSLYKEGGEEYDIKVRLSEEDRSEEDVFGEIRIKTPKGMVPIEQLGEVFLGRGESEIKRHNRQDLVEVMANVGSGTVGEFEKKIEDEAKKIDTPEGYAFKLGGQSETKAESFASLYQALLLAVILTYIVLAAILESFVHPITIMLTLPLGLIGTAVGLFVGGQTINMLSLMAMIMLVGIVVNNAILILDYTSILRDGGMSCREAIVEASPVRLRPIIMANLAIAFAIIPQALGGAEAGHRTAMAFVTMGGVLFSAVFTIYLIPVVYEFFDKFTIKGREEAKIK
- a CDS encoding efflux RND transporter periplasmic adaptor subunit, which produces MNVSKLIDRIKERFSRLSMTRIGIGLIALFIVLFFAVRIYGYLVKEEVKSIDKIQGESGIPVDVAEAKIGSLEVYRSFSGTIRGMLQSELTTNLTTRVTKIHFGEGDKVKKGDVIVSLNPDDPGMSTGHYRQDKATYLQALRNYQRVKELYEVGAVSKSEYEIALTTYEVARADYDASKDSVKISSPIDGIVTEITVSEGDPIVSGEIIATVAIIDKVRVELNISSSRALFIKKGQPARVVLKTPEKTVTVTGEVETISLSANKNTGLFEAKILLDNNEGLLKPGTITNLEILIYSAEDVLIIPKKALVETGDETFVFVVNSESKAVKKKVVSGWENDENTEVKEGLKVGDRVVIRGQNRLSDEENLVLIHNKDK
- a CDS encoding HEAT repeat domain-containing protein, translated to MALAVKKLKLRYSSPKAFFNQYQSEIVNSRLFAPTSTPPPVNTPVLLTLIIPDVPEPFVVQCRVASSVDKKRAETTGRKMGMTLHFNSGQWETIRRLEGNLKRSKTYSEMLGFSSSDKAGADTVKHEAIHLPQGETQFLDRLQSADTPLAPTQQSETEIRGRSRISTAYERELIKRAQEAGLPSTLTGDRIERLKRLIRDRDTVKKIEKKEPESTVPLPAPMADRVKKEFSSQERGRMEPVVAFILDLVKAMLRSGYYAPDHPGSRDAKEGIYNEFQAAVGERPDLTLLNQESKERSDVLISGILEDQVSLRGLIGSEQASIFIPKFKEYFNRKSLVSFSMKKTLTLNEFNNFIDIMSDPAVDKGESGEVGSLLTNALVEKEVTEVSTVFMDDMIILELKLPWRVEMAIQRLAKDLKVLPMFRGKSEEEIQAMKIRIVQDIVRPLREPHMLKDIVVNCHVIAKHVAVIEAEDLEQIIVKSFPMQILLPTSKYVFEELTKISEELKEKPGHPALLARMEGVKRILKWVSQRVVLEGIEGSERFFEQLYFYSILKFEELPEAVKDHVNTLTLVKEFRENPSFYMEKFYEAVTEDDVLLLVRLFRRILPDLLEQEEYDLISLITKSVEAKFELYPRLRKSTFLPLQEPIKFIWEDSIDSLEEKFRDEKSGSRAQIENTIELLGTYGVHLLVQTLMDSKDKTVRSSAVNTLIKMGDFAINEIVGILKNPSNPWYLYRNALAVMSKIGGGGQIDLISGFLRHSKPRVREEAVNTISTLQGPAAEPTLLRALRDPNIRVRRRAVECIGKFSLKSQRVLIELLNILNIDESTVKNVVDKNQILEFKAEAINTLSLIGNVHISTEKRVEDILLDLITPDKKWLDKLSNKVRSAGKKGEDQIVQNAVLKALWKIGTKKSLPSLTTLAERGDRALASKAKEVIAQIKLRDRG
- a CDS encoding sulfatase-like hydrolase/transferase, with the translated sequence MSDDKKREFFNNFISRRDVLKAAGAASAAGMMGLMLPGIAKDAFASPFPKGKPNILFILSDNCNADFMGFVGHPFLKTPNLDRLAREGVVFDRAFCTTGLCSPSRANFLTGTYPTTHGVKNNHTPWTGQKTIFMEYLKDAGYDTAFVGKFHLPGKGLPDLPFLDLFMSFTQKENQGSYYNCPLVVNGVPTPSRKEYLIEETTDWALDFMNQKRGNPFCLYLSYKTAHFPFLPPKDLAGIYKDEEVNLPKEVDSWLGRTNGNVFEGTMVGSLPALYRRYCEAITGMDREIGRVLAKIDEMGIGENTIVVYASDNGYMWGEHRIIGINWPYEESIRLPFIVRCPWLVKDPGATRPQMILNVDLAPTLLDIAGLPIPEDIEGDSFIPFLVDGSESGRKAWLFEYFKYFPENVPNIYGLRTETHKYFEFEKGMKPKLYDLVNDPKENNNLFGTPEGEALLPGLKAMLEELKVVKTM